The following are encoded together in the Clostridium sp. BJN0013 genome:
- a CDS encoding helix-turn-helix domain-containing protein, which yields MDKECRNIYQIARESAGLTQEKASELMDICVESLRAYEGGRRIPPDRIVIKMIEIYNTQYLAYQHLKTSAEVGQRYLPNIEIKDLPASILKLHTEIKDYIDREDLLMEIGSDGKVSEGEARDFKRICKEVDDILEAIYTFKFSKQKSE from the coding sequence ATGGACAAAGAGTGCAGAAATATCTACCAAATAGCGAGGGAAAGTGCAGGCTTGACCCAAGAAAAAGCATCAGAACTAATGGACATATGTGTTGAAAGCTTAAGGGCTTATGAGGGGGGAAGAAGAATACCGCCGGACCGTATAGTTATCAAGATGATAGAAATTTATAATACACAGTATCTTGCATATCAACATCTGAAGACAAGTGCTGAAGTTGGTCAGAGATATCTACCAAATATAGAAATTAAAGATTTACCAGCATCAATATTAAAGCTACACACAGAAATTAAGGATTATATCGATCGTGAAGATCTACTTATGGAAATTGGTTCTGATGGAAAAGTGTCAGAAGGTGAAGCACGTGACTTCAAAAGAATTTGTAAAGAAGTTGACGATATACTTGAAGCAATTTATACATTTAAATTTTCTAAACAAAAATCTGAGTAA
- a CDS encoding phage antirepressor N-terminal domain-containing protein yields MSNLITKQVNFHGDNLMAAKDKNTGKIYTGVSYICRGIGLTKDQKDRQVKNVQSDLVLNRGCVKFGAGVFDLNNPTLAMDIDFLPLWLAKISITPKKNLK; encoded by the coding sequence TTGAGTAACTTGATAACAAAACAAGTAAATTTTCATGGAGACAATTTAATGGCTGCTAAAGATAAAAACACAGGAAAGATTTATACGGGAGTTAGTTATATTTGCAGAGGTATTGGATTAACTAAAGATCAAAAAGATAGACAAGTCAAGAATGTTCAATCAGATTTAGTTCTAAATAGAGGGTGCGTCAAATTTGGGGCAGGGGTATTTGACCTAAATAATCCAACGCTTGCAATGGATATAGACTTTTTACCTCTATGGTTAGCAAAAATTTCAATAACGCCTAAGAAGAACTTGAAATAA
- a CDS encoding ORF6N domain-containing protein, which translates to MSNIMPMEFKNQRIMTTKVLAEQYGTNEQNISKNFTRNSERFVEGKHYFKLEGEELKEFKGYVLNDESLKFVSILYLWTDRGAARHAKILDTDEAWDIYEELEETYFRVKESKPTCIEDVLIQSLQEMKDMRLQIEEAKKQTIEVKEEVQDIRNVITLNPQAAWRRECNRILNAIGRELGDYKAPKDQVYEALKVRGKCRPNVLIVNLKKRAKENGMAPSKIEKLNILDVLENEPRLKEIYVTIVKEMAIKNGVRIREEVAI; encoded by the coding sequence TTGAGTAATATAATGCCCATGGAATTTAAGAATCAGAGAATTATGACTACTAAGGTTTTGGCTGAACAATATGGAACAAATGAACAAAACATAAGTAAAAACTTCACTAGAAATTCAGAAAGATTTGTAGAAGGTAAACATTATTTTAAATTGGAAGGTGAGGAATTAAAGGAATTTAAAGGGTATGTACTAAATGACGAAAGCCTAAAATTTGTATCTATTTTATATTTATGGACAGACAGGGGAGCAGCGAGACATGCAAAAATTTTAGATACTGACGAAGCATGGGATATATATGAGGAGTTAGAAGAAACTTATTTCAGGGTTAAGGAAAGTAAACCAACATGCATAGAAGATGTTTTGATTCAGTCACTTCAAGAAATGAAGGACATGCGCTTACAGATTGAGGAAGCCAAGAAACAAACAATTGAAGTAAAAGAAGAAGTGCAGGATATAAGAAATGTAATTACATTGAATCCACAAGCAGCGTGGCGCCGAGAGTGTAATAGGATTTTAAATGCTATAGGAAGAGAACTTGGAGATTATAAGGCTCCAAAGGATCAGGTGTATGAAGCTCTGAAAGTAAGGGGTAAATGCAGACCCAATGTATTGATCGTAAATCTTAAGAAAAGAGCTAAAGAAAATGGCATGGCTCCAAGTAAAATAGAAAAATTAAACATACTTGATGTGCTGGAAAATGAGCCAAGGCTTAAAGAAATATATGTAACTATAGTAAAGGAAATGGCCATTAAAAATGGAGTAAGGATAAGGGAGGAGGTTGCAATATAA
- a CDS encoding Arc family DNA-binding protein encodes MASQLSKFTLRIPIELLQKLRVIAENHGRSVNKEIEMLIKEHIEKNKDI; translated from the coding sequence ATGGCTTCTCAATTGTCAAAGTTTACTCTAAGAATTCCAATTGAATTACTACAGAAGCTTCGTGTTATAGCAGAAAATCATGGTCGTTCTGTCAATAAAGAAATTGAAATGCTTATAAAAGAGCATATTGAAAAAAATAAGGATATCTAA
- a CDS encoding toxin-antitoxin system HicB family antitoxin yields MVAKQRITIRMPEKLNLELSNKAKEIGISKNSLVLQILWKKVKEEKV; encoded by the coding sequence ATGGTGGCAAAACAAAGAATCACAATAAGGATGCCTGAGAAGCTAAATTTGGAACTTTCTAATAAAGCAAAAGAAATAGGAATAAGTAAAAATTCATTAGTTCTGCAAATATTGTGGAAGAAAGTAAAGGAGGAAAAAGTATGA
- a CDS encoding ORF6C domain-containing protein, with translation MNNKAIRMFEGQEIKVTTDKGTTLINLACTARVCGLTKIAKSGNQTVRWTDKGVAEKLKIIHSTNVERHIKEEIVFILDEIENADDRNSIYISSWLSKRLAIECHSDKAMKYKNFLVTLDEDFQNGKLFTRDNTELELINKQFNLLIKKTTEHDNELEDHNNRIQKMENNMTIDHAQQEKLNRYGRAKVVEVLGGKGTNAYEKLKGRAFSKFWNGYKRCFGVSSYKDTSVKDMDKAYAFIDSWTPDEEFGLAIRGANAQISIVK, from the coding sequence ATGAACAATAAAGCTATTAGGATGTTTGAAGGACAGGAAATAAAAGTAACGACAGATAAAGGAACTACACTGATAAATTTAGCTTGTACAGCTAGGGTATGCGGATTAACTAAAATAGCTAAAAGTGGCAACCAAACTGTTAGATGGACAGATAAAGGAGTTGCAGAAAAATTAAAAATTATTCATTCCACCAATGTGGAACGCCATATAAAGGAGGAAATAGTTTTCATTTTAGATGAAATAGAAAATGCAGATGATAGAAATTCTATTTATATATCAAGTTGGTTAAGTAAGAGATTGGCAATAGAGTGTCATAGTGACAAGGCTATGAAGTATAAAAACTTCTTAGTTACCTTGGATGAAGATTTTCAAAATGGAAAATTATTCACAAGGGATAATACTGAACTGGAACTTATAAACAAGCAGTTTAATCTTCTGATTAAGAAAACCACAGAACATGACAATGAATTAGAAGATCATAACAACAGAATACAGAAAATGGAAAATAACATGACAATAGACCATGCACAACAGGAAAAATTGAATAGATATGGCAGAGCTAAAGTAGTTGAAGTTTTAGGTGGTAAAGGTACTAATGCCTATGAAAAATTAAAAGGTAGGGCATTTTCAAAGTTCTGGAATGGGTATAAGAGGTGTTTTGGGGTTAGTAGTTATAAGGACACATCGGTTAAAGATATGGATAAAGCATATGCCTTTATAGATAGTTGGACACCAGATGAAGAATTTGGACTTGCTATACGTGGTGCCAATGCACAGATAAGTATAGTTAAATAA
- a CDS encoding YopX family protein, translating to MQRKIEFRCWDKWTKQMLPVLSIDCKETYSSERGNIVLMQYTGLKDKNGVEIYEGDIVTDGIINYVVAFYMGSWRLKRNIKGDTWWKSLYRYITNYKYKVIGNIYANPELLKEGE from the coding sequence ATGCAAAGAAAAATTGAATTCAGATGCTGGGATAAATGGACAAAACAAATGTTACCAGTGTTAAGTATAGATTGCAAGGAAACTTATTCTTCGGAAAGAGGAAATATCGTATTAATGCAGTACACAGGATTGAAAGACAAAAATGGTGTAGAAATTTATGAGGGCGATATAGTAACAGATGGCATAATTAATTACGTTGTTGCTTTTTATATGGGCTCATGGCGTTTAAAACGAAATATAAAGGGTGACACATGGTGGAAATCTTTATACAGATATATTACAAACTATAAGTATAAAGTTATTGGTAACATTTATGCTAACCCAGAGCTTTTAAAAGAAGGTGAGTAA
- a CDS encoding YqaJ viral recombinase family protein produces the protein MYKVLTKTKDMTEIEWLKSRQQGIGGSDAGAILGVNNYKTPFDVYIDKTQDIVEPNEQSEAAYWGNILEDNVAREFTKRTGKKVRKRNAILQNIEYPFMIANVDREVVGENSVLECKTTSGWNSKEWVDEEIPANYLVQVNHYMAVAGYEKAYICVLIGGQRYLYKEIERDEELIQILIQAEKDFWENHILKRVPPPLDGSSAAEKYLKERFKDSAQGVAINLSSEYKDKISDYFELKNTIKTLDLQAKEIENNIKFELGEAEIGYAPDYEINWKSVTSNRFDSKRFKTEHPELFKQYLNTSSYRKFSIKEADA, from the coding sequence TTGTACAAGGTATTGACCAAAACTAAAGATATGACAGAAATAGAATGGCTAAAGAGCAGGCAGCAAGGGATTGGAGGCTCTGATGCAGGGGCAATCCTTGGAGTGAATAATTATAAAACGCCCTTTGATGTATATATTGATAAAACTCAAGACATAGTTGAACCAAACGAACAAAGTGAAGCTGCTTATTGGGGTAATATTCTTGAAGATAATGTTGCAAGAGAATTTACCAAAAGGACAGGCAAAAAAGTAAGAAAGAGAAATGCAATTCTTCAAAATATAGAATATCCATTTATGATAGCCAATGTTGATAGAGAGGTAGTAGGAGAAAATTCAGTGCTTGAATGTAAAACTACGAGTGGATGGAATTCTAAAGAGTGGGTGGATGAAGAAATACCTGCCAATTATTTAGTTCAGGTAAATCATTATATGGCAGTGGCAGGATATGAAAAAGCGTATATATGTGTACTTATAGGAGGACAACGCTATTTATACAAAGAGATAGAAAGAGACGAGGAACTTATACAGATACTTATACAGGCAGAAAAAGACTTTTGGGAAAATCATATCCTTAAAAGGGTACCTCCGCCATTGGATGGTTCCAGTGCTGCAGAGAAATATCTAAAGGAAAGATTTAAGGATTCAGCTCAAGGAGTTGCTATAAATTTAAGTTCTGAATACAAAGATAAAATCAGTGATTATTTTGAACTTAAAAATACAATAAAAACCCTTGATCTGCAGGCAAAAGAAATTGAAAACAACATAAAGTTTGAACTAGGCGAGGCAGAGATTGGGTATGCTCCTGATTACGAGATTAATTGGAAGAGTGTAACCTCCAATAGGTTTGATAGCAAAAGGTTCAAAACGGAGCACCCTGAGCTATTTAAACAGTATTTAAATACTAGCTCATACAGAAAATTTAGTATTAAGGAGGCAGATGCGTAA
- a CDS encoding recombinase RecT — translation MATTESLKKQLVKNKKDNSNTSVGATVKGILNSPAIKKRFEEILKQKAPQYMSSIINLVNGDTDLQKCHPMSVVASAMVAATLDLPVDKNLGYAWVVPYKNKAQFQLGYKGYIQLALRTSQYKHINAIAVHEGELISWNPLTEELEINFENKESDAVIGYAGYFELNNGFRKSVYWTKEQIDKHKNKFSKSDFGWKNNYDAMAIKTVIRNMLSKWGILSIEMQSAYIADQALIKDGILKGEDIESNIDYIDDIEDDIEAEDAEYTEFEREDNEKDIYKGTPFEEGVES, via the coding sequence ATGGCAACAACAGAGAGTTTAAAAAAGCAATTAGTTAAAAATAAAAAGGATAATTCAAATACATCTGTAGGGGCAACCGTTAAAGGGATATTAAACAGTCCGGCCATAAAGAAAAGGTTTGAAGAAATTTTGAAACAAAAAGCACCGCAGTACATGAGTTCAATAATAAATTTAGTTAATGGAGATACGGACCTTCAGAAATGCCATCCAATGAGCGTTGTAGCAAGTGCTATGGTAGCAGCTACTTTAGATTTACCTGTGGATAAGAACCTAGGCTATGCGTGGGTAGTACCATATAAAAATAAAGCACAATTTCAATTGGGTTATAAGGGGTATATACAGTTAGCATTAAGAACCTCACAGTATAAACACATAAATGCAATAGCTGTGCATGAAGGAGAACTTATAAGTTGGAACCCATTAACCGAAGAATTAGAAATAAATTTTGAAAATAAAGAATCGGATGCAGTAATTGGATATGCAGGATATTTTGAATTAAACAATGGATTTAGAAAATCTGTCTATTGGACCAAAGAACAAATTGATAAACACAAAAATAAGTTTTCTAAAAGTGATTTTGGATGGAAAAACAATTATGATGCTATGGCTATAAAAACAGTTATAAGGAATATGCTGTCGAAGTGGGGAATACTTAGCATAGAAATGCAAAGTGCATATATTGCAGATCAAGCTCTAATAAAAGATGGCATTTTAAAGGGTGAGGATATTGAAAGTAATATTGATTATATAGATGACATTGAAGATGATATAGAAGCTGAAGATGCAGAGTATACAGAATTTGAAAGAGAAGATAATGAGAAAGATATATACAAAGGCACACCGTTTGAAGAAGGTGTGGAAAGCTAG
- a CDS encoding phage replisome organizer N-terminal domain-containing protein yields MAEIKWIKITTTMFDDEKIKLIDAMPERDTIFYIWMRLLVQAGKTNAGGYIFLTEDIPYTDEMLSTIFNRPLNTVRLALDTLKNFGMIERSENNDLKITNWDKHQNVDEMDKIREQTRKRVAKCRAKKKIAEPSNEENKNSNATVTLRNGTEREREEDLDKDNKRERREKKDLSLDNKALELCKYWEVLKPGENITAHLAALKIFINTYGYDWCKEALQIMVKNKNKFILSYMEKILKNWLVEGKSEECGTSKKEKNAPKPPSYKVVNQGCCPVCGGKGVVRQNNEWVECPKCRGG; encoded by the coding sequence ATGGCAGAGATTAAGTGGATTAAGATAACAACAACAATGTTTGATGATGAAAAAATTAAATTAATAGATGCAATGCCTGAACGTGACACTATATTTTACATATGGATGCGTCTTTTAGTGCAGGCCGGCAAGACAAACGCAGGAGGATATATATTCCTTACAGAGGATATACCTTACACTGATGAAATGCTATCAACAATCTTCAATAGGCCTCTTAATACTGTTAGGCTTGCCTTGGATACTCTAAAGAATTTTGGAATGATTGAAAGGTCTGAAAATAATGATTTAAAAATAACTAATTGGGACAAACACCAAAATGTTGATGAAATGGATAAAATAAGGGAACAAACGAGGAAAAGGGTTGCTAAATGTAGGGCTAAGAAAAAGATAGCTGAACCTAGTAACGAAGAAAATAAAAATAGTAACGCTACTGTAACGTTACGTAACGGAACAGAAAGAGAGAGAGAAGAAGATCTAGATAAAGATAATAAGAGAGAGAGAAGAGAGAAAAAAGATCTCTCTCTCGATAATAAAGCATTAGAACTTTGTAAATATTGGGAAGTTCTGAAACCAGGTGAAAATATAACTGCACACTTAGCAGCTTTAAAGATATTTATAAACACCTATGGCTATGACTGGTGCAAAGAAGCACTGCAAATTATGGTCAAGAACAAAAATAAATTTATTTTAAGCTACATGGAGAAGATTTTAAAAAATTGGCTTGTGGAAGGAAAAAGTGAGGAATGTGGAACTTCCAAGAAAGAAAAGAATGCTCCTAAACCGCCATCTTACAAGGTTGTAAATCAAGGGTGTTGCCCTGTTTGCGGAGGCAAGGGGGTAGTAAGACAAAACAATGAATGGGTGGAATGTCCTAAGTGCAGGGGAGGTTAG
- the dnaB gene encoding replicative DNA helicase — protein MTALPNSIEAERGVIGTILNNNQAMDIALELITPEDFYRENHKVIFKALVNLHEKNAAMDLLTVSEQLKDGLKEIGGITYLSQLMGAYTPTSSIKEYALIVKDKSNKRKIIKIANEMMLDACNNSSVEDILNKAESKILDINSYKDSEIVTAKTVAMNAYEKIEENYNKGGGLAGLATGIKSMDNMTGGLEPGDYVILAARPSMGKSAMMLEISENVAKQGKSVLVFSLEMTKEKLMNRLFSSLTKIPLERIKTGELTSPEWNKLANAANFICQQKLYFDDKGGQSVNEIRSKSRKAKLQYDLDLIVIDYIGKIQGQGENRNQELSRISDALKNLAKELKIPIVVLCQLSRAPEARSDHRPMLSDLRESGSIEQDADIVIMLYRDEYYNAETEEKNIMEAIVTKSRDGKTGTVKLYWDGNTQRIRELDYVHEGSYNPEIFGRGE, from the coding sequence GTGACAGCTTTGCCAAACAGTATTGAGGCTGAAAGGGGAGTTATAGGCACCATACTAAACAATAATCAGGCCATGGATATAGCTCTGGAATTAATTACGCCTGAAGATTTTTACAGAGAAAATCACAAGGTAATATTTAAAGCTCTAGTGAATTTGCATGAAAAAAATGCAGCTATGGACCTGTTGACAGTGAGTGAGCAGCTGAAAGACGGATTGAAAGAAATCGGGGGAATTACTTACCTGTCACAGCTTATGGGAGCCTACACTCCAACATCAAGCATAAAAGAATATGCCTTGATAGTGAAAGACAAAAGCAATAAAAGAAAAATAATAAAAATAGCCAATGAAATGATGCTGGATGCCTGCAATAACTCCAGTGTGGAGGATATTTTAAACAAAGCAGAAAGTAAGATTCTGGATATAAACAGCTATAAGGATTCAGAAATAGTCACTGCCAAAACAGTTGCCATGAACGCCTATGAAAAAATAGAAGAAAATTACAATAAGGGCGGGGGATTGGCAGGTTTAGCAACTGGTATAAAATCCATGGATAACATGACTGGAGGATTGGAACCAGGGGACTACGTGATACTTGCGGCAAGACCTAGCATGGGTAAAAGTGCCATGATGCTTGAAATATCGGAAAACGTGGCAAAACAGGGTAAGTCAGTGTTGGTATTCAGTCTCGAAATGACCAAAGAAAAGCTGATGAACAGGCTGTTTTCAAGCTTGACAAAAATACCACTTGAGAGAATAAAGACCGGGGAGTTAACTTCACCTGAGTGGAATAAGCTTGCAAATGCTGCTAATTTCATATGCCAGCAGAAATTATACTTTGATGATAAAGGCGGCCAAAGCGTAAATGAAATACGCTCTAAGTCCCGAAAAGCCAAGCTGCAATATGACCTGGATTTAATCGTAATAGACTATATTGGGAAAATACAGGGACAAGGCGAAAACAGGAATCAGGAATTGAGCAGGATATCAGATGCGCTTAAGAATTTAGCCAAAGAACTAAAAATACCCATTGTGGTTTTATGCCAGTTATCTCGTGCACCTGAGGCCAGATCGGATCATAGGCCAATGCTTTCGGATTTAAGAGAATCAGGGTCTATAGAACAGGATGCGGATATAGTTATTATGCTGTACAGGGATGAATACTACAATGCGGAAACTGAGGAAAAGAATATCATGGAAGCCATTGTAACTAAGAGCAGGGATGGGAAGACAGGAACTGTTAAATTGTATTGGGATGGTAATACCCAAAGGATTAGAGAACTGGATTATGTCCATGAGGGAAGTTATAACCCTGAAATATTTGGAAGAGGTGAGTAA
- a CDS encoding AbrB/MazE/SpoVT family DNA-binding domain-containing protein: MKSTGIVRKVDQLGRVVLPKELRKKLDMPEGVPLEMVVNGDEIILKKYKPACIFCGGTEDVVKWKGKKVCQRCLDNLKTSRLR; this comes from the coding sequence ATGAAATCAACAGGAATAGTTAGAAAAGTAGACCAGCTGGGTAGAGTAGTTCTACCGAAGGAGTTAAGAAAAAAATTGGATATGCCAGAGGGTGTACCGTTGGAAATGGTTGTAAATGGAGATGAAATTATTTTAAAAAAGTATAAGCCTGCTTGTATATTCTGCGGAGGAACAGAGGATGTTGTGAAGTGGAAAGGGAAAAAGGTGTGCCAGAGGTGCTTGGATAACCTTAAGACAAGTAGATTGAGGTGA
- a CDS encoding DUF1064 domain-containing protein, with protein MEMKRYCQLKLLFYAGEIAGFILQPEFIIQEGKEEKRAITYTADFLVLNNDGTYSVEDTKGYESQQWRRTYKQFKLRYPDIDLKVLKEV; from the coding sequence CTGGAGATGAAGAGGTACTGCCAGTTAAAACTTTTATTCTATGCTGGGGAAATTGCAGGATTTATATTGCAACCGGAGTTTATTATTCAGGAGGGCAAAGAAGAGAAAAGAGCTATAACTTATACTGCTGATTTTCTGGTTTTGAATAATGATGGTACCTACAGTGTTGAAGATACCAAAGGGTATGAAAGTCAGCAGTGGAGGAGAACGTACAAGCAGTTTAAATTGAGGTATCCAGATATTGATTTGAAAGTATTGAAAGAAGTGTGA
- a CDS encoding MazG-like family protein — translation MNVLKLKLMVLRKLIDSKGNKIDNRTMTWENWKDKVLEEAGELCRALSSGNKKDIMEEVLDVIQVGIGILAKLFREKVDIPQGLHRHNKKLIDRGCEACGEIRFNVSRK, via the coding sequence GTGAACGTATTGAAACTAAAACTAATGGTACTTAGGAAGCTGATAGACAGTAAAGGTAATAAAATAGACAACCGTACAATGACCTGGGAGAATTGGAAAGATAAAGTTTTAGAAGAAGCAGGAGAGTTATGCAGAGCTCTCTCTTCTGGGAATAAGAAAGACATAATGGAAGAGGTGTTGGATGTTATTCAGGTGGGCATAGGAATTTTAGCGAAGTTGTTTAGAGAGAAAGTTGATATACCCCAAGGGCTTCATAGGCATAATAAAAAGCTTATAGATAGGGGTTGTGAGGCTTGTGGGGAGATTAGATTTAATGTTAGCAGGAAGTAG
- a CDS encoding transcriptional regulator, giving the protein MLDKETFKRTEGKLYGYFRDLKEMEALELECKDLQDQEESIQWDIKHCNVYVVADSHMSPSFSEKVQTSPTGESTAEKGIVREIEKLEDELEYVGRKLRKNMARIRQLKRNTAPLKKVLTVPPLSEEIMQFIIYKYKLNKGVGWIATEMYGGVRSTAYRWREDILEDIVKWERVYKVG; this is encoded by the coding sequence ATGTTGGACAAAGAAACATTTAAAAGGACAGAAGGTAAGCTGTATGGCTATTTTAGAGATTTAAAAGAAATGGAAGCTTTGGAACTGGAATGCAAAGACCTTCAAGATCAGGAAGAGAGTATTCAATGGGATATAAAGCACTGTAATGTATATGTTGTTGCAGACAGCCACATGAGCCCTAGTTTTAGTGAAAAGGTACAGACAAGCCCTACAGGAGAAAGTACAGCAGAAAAAGGAATTGTTAGAGAAATTGAAAAGCTTGAGGATGAACTTGAGTATGTTGGAAGAAAGCTCCGTAAGAATATGGCCAGAATAAGGCAGTTAAAAAGAAATACAGCTCCGTTGAAGAAAGTACTGACAGTCCCTCCACTATCAGAAGAAATCATGCAATTCATTATTTATAAGTACAAGCTAAACAAGGGCGTCGGGTGGATAGCAACTGAAATGTATGGTGGTGTGAGAAGTACTGCCTACAGGTGGCGAGAGGACATACTGGAGGATATTGTGAAGTGGGAAAGGGTGTATAAAGTTGGATAG